aattcATAGCATACTGAATTTGCATGAGAATGATCTTCTGTGGTTCATTAAAGAAACTGTATAGCTTGCTATTTGAACGGTCACGTAAAACTTTTGCTGACATCGATTAATATTGTGCATTCAGCACACTGATCCAGACAGCAGAGCTAGTCCAACATGAGAATCTGTAATACTGTACTGTTTTTGTGCTGATACATCTATTGTGAAACCAATTGTCAGGCCTCTGCTATTTCATCTGATATTGTGTAACTGAAGTGGATAACTATCCCTGAACTCAAATAAGCATTGTCTTTAATAGACAGATTTCTTCTctcaataaacatatatttctatgTCAGAGACATTATAGAGTTATCGCTTACCTTCACTAGAGTCTGACTGGATAGCTAACtatcaaaataaaatgattttgtttacaCAGAATCAGAATGACGTGATATCTCTCAGCATAATTTTGCATAATTTCCAGAcattacattattaaaataatatttataaatagtctAGTAGTTtgaaatgaatatttattaaggggcagatttaagggttgaatttcgaagtaatgggagttttttaaaatttgatgaaaaaagaccaaccgaaatgtattaaaaaaatcaaagtttttttttgcgggtgaataggctgtattcgatcattcgaaaattccgccactctccaatcatttctttgggattttagtgaattagagttgtcctgtcgaatctacTCCTTTCGAACTGTTGctctgtgagcgaagccgtcgttgGCGAATTGtcgaaggttagtgaatttgccccttgattgGGAATTGACAATAGGTCAgcatttaaaacacaaaaaaaaatagggaATTACACAAGCAAAGGTTTTTCTTATTTGGCGCATACAGttacaaattataacaaacaataaTTGCAAGGGATTATTTTAATATAACTACTAAAATACTAAATTATTTCTATTCATAAATATTCTTCTCCCAGGTTGGCCGTTCAGCCTGCATTAAACATAAAAGCACACATTAGCTAAGAGCACTGTGACTTGTATATTACTCTGGAATTCTtgacaaaaaaacattgtattgtgCGCTAATATTTAGCAAAATgttgtttaccgtatatactcgagtataagccgagtttttcagcacccaaaatctgctgaaaaagtctaccttggcttatactcgagtcagtataaGTTACCTAGCTAGgtacatgggcgtccacagaggagGCAGTGCCGGTTCCCCCTTTCTCGGCCGGATCTTCCACTAGCTGCCCCGTCCTCCCTCAGTGGCAGTACGCCACTACCCAGTCCTGGACTGTCCGGACAGCAAATTTCGCGTGTGCGCACTAGCGGTGCACTGCACACTGAAGCGCATGCAGGGGAACCAGAACGCCAGAGCAGCAGGGGCCAATTGAGAACATTGAATTGCTTGTCCTCGCTCCTCCCTTTCCGACTAGCTAGTTCCGGTCTTCTGCCTCCATGGCTCGGTTGCTCCCCGTCCTCCTCGCACTGTTTCTTTGCGGCTACGTGCGGCCCATCTCTTTTTCGCTGCTGCCCAACAGCCGCAACACCCAAGTGTGGCTAAAGGTAAGACAGTAGAGGAAACAGATGGGGCGGGGACGTAATTTGTTTGTCCGCAGAACGAGCCGCGAGCCTGTATAGGAAGGAGGCTGCTGATGCAAGTAGCGATGTGAGTGACAGCACAAAAGGTTGCCCACATATGGCCTGGTGTGGCTACTCGTTGAATGGCGTGAGCCTCTGCCAAAGGAGAGACAATGCCCGTTATTGCCCTGTGAGTGGTACCCCGGGAAATGGAAGATTTCTTTTTGAGGAACATTGCAAGGGGGTGGATAAATGTCATTGCTGCGTGTTGATGCTGTGACATCGCATTGAACACATTGTTTGttgttataatgtataaaggcacaaagtgttCTCAGAACTGCACTGTTTTTGGatctggttaaaataaaaacgtCCGACCTAGTTATTTGTCGCTTCATCTGCACAGTtttatatagcaagtatatagtataggtatgcaATGGAACAGGTTGATCTGTCATTTTTCAccataggcttatactcgagtcaataagtttccccagttttcgtgggtaaaattaggtacctcggcttatactcgggttggcttatactcgagtatatacggtacctaatAAAGTGGACTTCAATACATACCTTCATATAATTCACCTGCTATTCCCATTATGAAACATAGGGCTCACATGTCCAAACTTACCAGTTTGACAGAATTATGATTTCTGTACAAACAATGTTTTCTCAGTCTATAAAAGTGATCcataaccagtggctcatgagcagcatAAAAGTTGAGTAAAGTACTGGACCAGGTTGTGCAGACTTTTAACCTCGATGGTACCTAGTTCCCAACTTTATGTCCTCTATAATGAGTCTTTGCTATGTAtaaaaacatggaggagcacaccctaaacttgtttagcaacttaccagggtgctggtaaataaggtaaataaagtgacatagtaccgcactcaaccggaatacttgtgaaaaaaatcaagatttatttctttgaataaatcttgattttttcacaagtattcccgttgagtgtggtactatgtcactatatatatatatttagagagagagagagagttatttatttatatgatttagCTATCGGTAGCCTTTTTTTAGTTATTGTGTGTAGAAAATATGTTAATGAAATTGATAATggatgatatttttctttttttttgtcaaaaataaaatactgcataGACTGTATGAGTTGAATGAAGTTCTTTATTGTGCCATGATGTGGGAGAAAAGGATTATTGCTTGGTTATTTTAGCAGACATCAGGGACTCTTCGGAAAGAGCTGACTCTGGCACTCTGAGAGCCCCAGTCACTAAATCGCTTATATTCGCCAGGCTTCAGGTAATATTGCCTTCCCTTGTAGTTGGGCTGTTCATAAAAGACCCAGTGTCCCTCAAGCACGTTGCAGGAGTTAATGTCATGATATTTAAAAAGGTCAAAGACAGCTGAACAATCTTCCATCACATCAAGCATTTGCCCTCTAAAGTCTTCTTTCTCATAGATCTTTATTTTGTGGCCTCCTCTTTGCTACATTAACAGTAACatacaaaagaaagaaagtataTTACAGTCCGATTTCTTGATAATATGCCCAGCTCCGTGGTTTTTATAAAGCACAATAAATTGTATTAGTATTTGtataaaagtctttttttatattaatgtaataaatgcagggcaacaatgaaaatgaaggctaacatttagattttttttttatatatgcctttcttaaaatatgcattttacttCTAAGCTGAAGACAGAGAtatttatccactatatatttaaagaaaatttgtTTTACTTAACAAATTTaactacagctatgggacctgttatgctcacacccagaatgctcagttttccggataatggatctttccggaAAAACGTCATAACTAGAAAATCAGgttaacattaaagaaacccaataggctggttttgcctccagttaggactgattatatcttagtttggatcaagcacaaggtattattttataattaaaggaaatcatttacaaatttttggattatttagttaaaaagcagtctatgggaaatggcctttccataattcagagctttctgggtaacagatcccatacctgtacttgatagtACCTTTTTAGTTGCCTACATTTCCCATAATGATGGATTATATCGCCTATGATCATCTATCTACATGGCAATTACATATATTATCAAATAGAAGGCCTATTTTAAGTTTCCATTCATACAGTACACTTTTTCCCCTTTGTGTATAGGTTTGCGCCTACCTGTGGAATAATACGGCAAGATTTGATGCAATCATTAAAACCCATCCATTTCTGGTATTCAGGATATTCTCCTGTCTTCAGGAAATATTGGTGACCCAGATAGTTTGGACGCTCATACAGCATCCAGCAGCCACTGTCAACACGGACGGAATTGCACCGATTAAAGTAGGAGTGAAGGTCAGCACAGTCACCACTACATTCATAGCAGCGGCCCTGGAAGGTTTTGTCCTCATAGAAGGTAATCTGAAATGAAAGAATTCAATTATTGTATTTGGTAAATATTTGTCTTTCATTTAATGTAATGCTTTTGAAGCAAAGTCGATTTTCGTAATTTATATTtgctatacataaataaaatagacATAAAGAAGGTCAAGGTAGCAATCCAGgagaaatgtaatacatttaaagagaaaaagtgaCCCACAGAGCATGCTGTCTAAATCTGGCTAATGAAAAATCATTGATAAATGTCTTGTGTCCAGGTACCTTACCAAATCAATGACAAAAAACAGTATTGCAAATATGGACTCTATGAttaaaagtcttctctgtttttATACATTGAATACATTGGTGTACATTAATAATAGCTGCTTCATCCTAATTCattgcaaaatgaaataaaatacaaaatattctaaGCCTACCAATATTGACTTTTTCTATTATTACTGATATAACTAAACACAAATCAGcaataaaacagaacatatttTGCAGTCTATTCAACCAAATTAACATTTTGTACCTTTCCCATTTTAGCAGGACAGTGGATGTTATTTCCTAGCACTTACTACAAGGCCAGTTGATGCTGTTATATGTACCGCTATCCATGCTAGATAAGCATAATACTAACAATAGAGAACATTTTCTGTTTAGTAAGGGAAacagtactgtatattgcaatgaGCCAAAATTCTAGTATAAACCATCACAATGGGCATTAGAATATTCTAAGATTGGTGAAGAGTCCATGTCATAATAACAGAGGAGGCtgaccctgtgactgcaggggggcccataagACAGGGGTCTTTTGGGGTCCTGATTGATGAGTAATTtcagtttcaatatatgtttgCAAAGTTGTCTTCATGTTGAAGTTTAGGGGTTGCTATTTGTATTTTGATTTAGATCCCAGTAACTTGTAGCTATGCCATGATAAAAGAACTACAGCAGAGCTCCAGTTACAGAAGATCATCATCTAAGATCTAATGACTATACAATGCATCTGGAAGCTGTACTTCAAGACTTGTTCTAAACATACTCATTCTAGGTCACAGAGGTTGATACTGCCACTGTAAACAAATTAGGGTTTAAAACTAAAATTACACTGCAAAAccccaaatagaaaaaaattaaataaaagcaagAGCTGGTGTTAGTCTAGTAAACTTATG
The Xenopus laevis strain J_2021 chromosome 9_10S, Xenopus_laevis_v10.1, whole genome shotgun sequence DNA segment above includes these coding regions:
- the cryga.4.S gene encoding gamma-crystallin 2, whose amino-acid sequence is MGKITFYEDKTFQGRCYECSGDCADLHSYFNRCNSVRVDSGCWMLYERPNYLGHQYFLKTGEYPEYQKWMGFNDCIKSCRIIPQQRGGHKIKIYEKEDFRGQMLDVMEDCSAVFDLFKYHDINSCNVLEGHWVFYEQPNYKGRQYYLKPGEYKRFSDWGSQSARVSSFRRVPDVC